TGAAAGCCAATTTTAACTTTCAACAGTAAACGGAGTTCCAAAACTATAGTTTTTATAAGCATTCATTTCATACGTCACTGATACCACCACACACACCTCTTAAAGACTGCAGGCCTGGTGCCAACAAATATTAGAAATCAATCTATATAAACACACCTTACCCTAAAAATAAGAATTCTCCATTCCATAACCAAAAATAATCCTATCCACTTATCCTTGACCTCAAATACTCCAAATTTATACACAGCGATCCTGCATTGTCAAATGGGATAGCAAGCGCAAATTTCATGTGCCAGAACTCTCAATTCACGAACTAAAACATTCATATTCATGCGTACATAAAAACACTAGAATGTGCAGCCCTCAACTGAGGGAGCCATATCCAGGTGCAATACTCTCCAATTATGAACTAGAGCAATCGCATTCAAGCTCAACACTAGTAACAGCAACAAAGATACTCTGCACTATTTGAACAATTTtcagtattaaaaaaaaaatcttttttaaTCTAAAAACTCACTTGCAGGGAGAAGAGGTGGCGGCGACGGAACCGTCGGAAGTGGATCCTGCGTAATTGCCGAAATACGATTGGTTATATTGGAGAGCAAATGTGGATGCCATAGCTCACCAACCGCCACTAACTGAACCAAACACGTCCAAAGAAACAAGCTTGAACACACCCGGATGAACCACACCTGTAGACGCGTTCTCGCAATCACCGGCGCTGGAAGCTTATCGCAACGCACCTGTATACCACCCTCAGATCTAACCTCCATTCCTCTTTCACACACCACATCGCCGTTTCATcgatcaatcccaaaattccCAAATGCCCGATGAAGTTCAGCTCATGAAATCCCCAATCTCACGCACACATTGTCAAATCAACACACTTGGGAACCTTAGCCCTAGCTCGGCCAAAGCCTAGATTTTGAAACAGAACAAAGAACAGAACTTTTGCCAAGGATCGGAGGAGAGAGGGGTAGGAGGTTGAAAAATCACGAGTAAAATGGATAACCCAATTAAAAATCTCAACAACCCAATGCAACCGCCAGACACtttctgattttcttttctttcctttcctttttccgGGAAAATCTTATTTTTCTCGGCTACTTGCtgtatgaacttttttttataaaataaaaaaataaaacaatacgagaggaaaacaataaaaagaatatttgtTGGTTGGATTCAGCTCTTTTTGTAGCGAAAGCGTTTGAGAGAAAGATCCCACCCTCCGGTTCTCACGAGTCCGAATTGTTGCTATCACAATACATACAATCTGCAAATTACACAGTTTTACTGGATTTTAGTTGTGCCTTGTGATAAGtgctgtcaatttttttttatttttgggcagTCAGTGctgtcaaatttgtttttttacctGTAAGATTGGATCGCTTATTAAAGTATACAGTGCAAAGAGGAAAGCCATGATCTGCTTTTTTATTCTCAGATTCTCTTCTTCTAAATTAaggaataaattataatttttctaTGTGACATAATAAAACAATAGGATAAAATTCAAACCACCAACCTGcccatatatttattttaatgataAGATATGCAAATTGATTGATGAATTCAAggtattttaataattaagcCAAATTAAAATACGAGGGTTAGGCTTTGGAGTCTTGGAAATCAAGATGATTAGAAAACTAGTGATCCCTTTTTGTTGGTTTGGTTATAACTGATATTATATATAGCATGCGCCAATCCCTTTGCCGACTAACGAAGCATCCGATGATTTTGTGGAGTTTTATGTGCAATTCTGGTTTtgcttttcagttttttttttatattgttctAGTTTTGTAATCAGTCCATCTTTTACTTCGTTagttaaataaacaaatttaagTTCTAGTAACAGAAAACGTTTTAGCATCGTACATATCCTCTCATTCTACGAGCGTTAAGAAAAACAACATTACTTTCCACACGCTTTGTTTCAAGTATAGCATAGACCGCATGCATTGCATATCTGAgataaatttgtattttagcAAAGGTTGGTAAATTTTGGCGAAACCAAGAACGTAAGAGAAAACGAACTCAAGTGTGCATGCTGTCATAGAAAACAAACAGCCATAAAGCTGTCAACAGACAGTTGATAACTTTAAGGAAACGCTGCCTGGTCTTATAATAGTGTATGCGCATGAAAAACTAATTCTGGTTTTGGGATTTAGGAGGGAGCCCCTTTTGGATTTTTCAGATAGTTCATCAATTCCCTTTTTTGAAAACGTGAGGCAAGTGGGCGAAAAAAGCAGTGGCTGGTGAGTCTGTGAAGTAATTATAATTTGTATTGTGTACTTTGTGTGCGTGTGGAACGTAGGTGAAGTGCAGAAATGTCATGAATCATGATGCTTGTATAATTTAGGGAGACACTGACATAGTAACAAGGACAATGCATAATCATATATTTTCCCAATTCAAAGTAACCATGATAGGAATGTTCAATTTTGAGGTTCTCTTTCAAGAATTATTTATGCAAGAAATCGGCTAAATTAATAAGTGTTTACCATTTGATTATCCACATCTTCGTTTCCGTTTTATCTAATACGAATCTagattatttttaattttacagATGACCTATGAGTTTATTATGACAGTGAAAAGCACCGAAGCTTATTCAGTTTAAGAAACATACAGACTACTACATAGCAATTGTCAATCCAGATTCCAGAATTGAAAGCTTGACAGCAAATtccaaataaatttaaaaaatgccCAAATTAATGTAAGGATGATGAAAAATAATAGTCACAGCCAaagctttaaattttttaatatgctGTATTAAATATGCAATAAATGCTGATAATGATCTTACACTTACATATGAAGACAAAGCACATCTCACCTTGCATGCATTAACATTGTCATAGGAGGCAAGCTGGATGGCAATTTTTGGGAACCCTTGGTTGAATGACCTAATGGATTTTGCAGGCAGCATTCATGTTGTAAATTGCATCTCAACATAAAAtccatgtttctttttttctttttttctttttttcttggtggAAATCCatgtttctttcttaaatatattttgaaattctttCATTACAAAAATATGTTTTCAACATTCTCTTCGTTGAAATCTATTGTCTTAGATCAGACATGAGTTAAGTCAGTTAAATCAGACTTTGTATCCGAGGTGGATCCCCCGTTTAACACATTAAAATAGTAAGGATATAACtttgcaaaaacaaaacaaaaaacctatAGTCCTATACCATTTTATCACATTGTATAGGCTGGCCCCTAAATGAAAAGCCTTCATTGAAAAGGGCTGCTATTTGCAAAGTTAATTTTAGATTGAAATTGGGCCAAATATTTGAATTCTGTCAAACTCTCACATTGGcccaaaatatttattacaaaaacaaaaaaaacaaaaaacaaaaaggcgAAAAGAGAACAACACTCCAACCTTTTGAATTACGTGTCCCTGCGAATCAGAGAGAGACACGTGTCGAGCCTGACCTAAAAGCCTTACAGGCCCAATGGCCCAAAGCGTGAAATCTACACTTGGATTCCAGATTCCGACTCTTCTCCGAAGAGAACGAAGATCGAAAAACCCCctttctcccaaaattctCTCCGAGTCGGAGTCCGGGTCCACTCTGAGTCACTCACAACATGGCTGGGTTGCGTCTGCTTGTTGCTGCTGTAATCCTAGGGTTTCTATCGTCTACATCGGAATCTCTGCGGTTCGAGCTGCAATCGGGCCACACCAAATGCATCGTGGAAGACATAAAAGCCAATGCCATGACGGTCGGCAAGTACAGCGTCGTGAACCCTAACGAAGGCCACCCCATTCCCGATTCTCACAAGCTCACCGTCAGGGTACGcttcaattaatttcttcaaatttggctacttatttatttattaagaaaacaaacaaagattGAATTTTCGATGTGAAGGTGACGTCGCACTATGGGAATAACTATCATTACTCGGAGCTGGTGGAATCGGGGCAGTTCGCATTTGTGGCGGCGGAGGCGGGAGATTACATGGCCTGCTTCTGGGCGCCTGATCACAAGCCCCAAATTACGTTGACCATTGAATTCGATTGGAAGACCGGCGTCGCCGCTAAAGACTGGTCCAATGTGGCCAAGAAAGGCACTGTCGATGTAAGCCTTTTTCTATTCCTACTACTTTTACTTGCTTATCCATATACGTTTTTTTGGACATAATCCGCGATTGAGTTATATGATTTTTACAACGATTGGATTTAGTTTATGTTCATAATGAAGTTGGTTTCCTTGGATGTTTGGTAACATGGGAATTGTGAATCAACTCTGATTGATCTATGTATTATTGTCTGATTGCTTTTCTTAGTTTCTGTGTGTGTTGCTTGAACAATATATATGCTTTATTGTGAATCAATCTAAACCATTGTTAAGATggattttgtttgaaatttgtgGTTTCACACAAGCATAATGTAGTAAATTTTCTTCCCCAAATGATTTTGTTTGCAATTGTGAGAGTTGAGATGTAGAGACCATCttatgccttttttttttcttcttaaaatgCCAGGTTATGGAATTAGAGCTTAAAAAGTTGTTTGATACTGTTACTTCCATTCATGAGGAAATGTTCTATCTCCGTCAAAGGTAAGCAATCGTTCTCTTTCCTTTGAACATTTCGTGGAACACAGATATTTGTCATTTCGTCATTTTTTTGGGCTTAATGTTTGTTTCAGGGAAGAAGAAATGCAGGAGCTTAACAGAACAACTAACTCCAGAATGGCCTGGTTTAGTTTGCTCTCGCTTTTTGTTTGCTCATCGGTTGCAGCTTTGCAATGGTGGCACTTGAAGAccttttttgagaaaaagaagCTCATCTAATTTTATTCCAGAGAGAGGCATtgccagaaaagaaaaaaaagagagtattCTAGTTCCAGAGAGGAGTTTTATAATTCCATCTTTTAATGctttttgtaaaatattttacaGAACATTGTATGTTGGAATATAATAATTATCAGATCAGATTGTTAGATGAAGTAGGACAACCAAATCTTGACTACAGCATAAGAGTTGTTTTGAAGTTGATAATAGCCACATCTTGTATTCCAGTAACATGCAATGACTGATTACAAGTTTTAAGTTAATTCTCCTATCATTTTCACTCGCAGAAGGTTTCTGTTTTTGCATCAGCTTTGCCACTCTCGAAAATTATCTTCGGGTTAAGGAATGCATACCaatttttcttgttctctTGTTCTCTTATCTTCCAAGTATCCAAACTTATAACACGGGCAACCTTTAGGTTTCAGT
The window above is part of the Prunus dulcis chromosome 1, ALMONDv2, whole genome shotgun sequence genome. Proteins encoded here:
- the LOC117616617 gene encoding transmembrane emp24 domain-containing protein p24delta9-like encodes the protein MAGLRLLVAAVILGFLSSTSESLRFELQSGHTKCIVEDIKANAMTVGKYSVVNPNEGHPIPDSHKLTVRVTSHYGNNYHYSELVESGQFAFVAAEAGDYMACFWAPDHKPQITLTIEFDWKTGVAAKDWSNVAKKGTVDVMELELKKLFDTVTSIHEEMFYLRQREEEMQELNRTTNSRMAWFSLLSLFVCSSVAALQWWHLKTFFEKKKLI